A genomic segment from Aegilops tauschii subsp. strangulata cultivar AL8/78 chromosome 1, Aet v6.0, whole genome shotgun sequence encodes:
- the LOC109746882 gene encoding uncharacterized protein: MANANRWWAAANVVSQAFAQAVGIPEEVLRSINLAIAKLEARAGLLRAIRDGATLEEATAGYVEPGPAGVLPAALLEDARRGIKRRRSLHALARGLPLCAHALGRAPDAETSQRWESCNVAALTYARRAQMRLRNAASFYIAAMDAIDLASVLPFGAPLRVAWMGAAERLTRLAAREATMARDNMVMMGLAVAQQAWIAMAMMGPAPGALGGGINNQVHHQ, from the coding sequence ATGGCGAACGCGAATCGGTGGTGGGCGGCAGCGAATGTGGTGTCGCAAGCCTTCGCGCAAGCTGTCGGCATCCCGGAAGAAGTCCTCAGGTCGATCAACCTCGCCATCGCCAAGCTCGAGGCGCGAGCCGGGTTGCTGCGCGCGATCCGCGACGGCGCCACCCTCGAGGAGGCGACCGCAGGCTACGTCGAGCCGGGTCCCGCCGGGGTCCTCCCCGCCGCGCTCCTCGAGGACGCCCGGCGCGGCATCAAGCGCCGCCGCTCGCTCCACGCCTTGGCCCGCGGCCTCCCCCTCTGCGCCCATGCACTGGGCCGGGCACCCGACGCGGAGACGAGCCAGAGATGGGAGAGCTGCAACGTCGCCGCGCTCACCTACGCCCGCCGCGCGCAGATGAGGCTGCGCAACGCCGCGTCCTTCTACATAGCGGCCATGGACGCCATCGACTTGGCCTCGGTGCTTCCGTTCGGAGCCCCGCTCCGCGTCGCCTGGATGGGGGCGGCCGAGCGGCTCACGAGGCTTGCCGCCAGGGAGGCCACCATGGCGCGCGACAACATGGTCATGATGGGGCTAGCCGTTGCTCAGCAGGCCTGGATCGCCATGGCCATGATGGGGCCTGCGCCAGGCGCGCTCGGCGGAGGAATCAACAACCAAGTCCATCACCAGTAA